One Nocardiopsis gilva YIM 90087 genomic window, CAGAGCTTAGGTCCCCGCGCAGGTCGCGCCTAGGACGTCTGGGTCACCTTGCCCAGGCCGCGGGGCGCGTCGGGGTTGTAGCCGAGCCTGCGCGCGAGCTTCTCGGTGAGCAGCTGGGCGGGCACGATGAGGCTGATCGGAGCCAGCCACTCGGGCACGTCCGGCATCGGCACGGAGAGGTCGCACGCGCCGGCGAGGGCCGAACCCCCGCCGATGCCGTAGGCGGGGGCGCCCGCCGACACGACGCGTTCGGCCAGGGCAACGGTACCGGGCAGGGTGGGCCCGGAGTTCGCGGCGAGCAGGATCGCGGGGGTGTCGCGGTCGACGACGGCGATCGGGCCGTGCAGCAGGTCGGCGTAGGACAGGCCCATCGCGTGCAGGTAGCAGGCCTCCTTGAGCTTGAGCGCGGCCTCCAGCGCTGTGGAGAACGCCATACCGCGCCCGGAGATCACCGCGCCCTGCACACCGACGAGGCGCTCGACGATCGCGTCGAGCTGGTCGGTCGGCTGGGCGAGGACGTCGTCGATGGTGTCGGGGACGCCGCGCAGCAGACCCGGGTCGAGGTCGGCGCCCAGCCCGAGGGCGAGGACGGCGAGCGCGGCGAGCTGGGTGGTGTAGGTCTTGGTCGCGGGGACGGCGAGCTCGTCTCCGGCCTGGGTGACCAGGGCGACGTCGGCGACCTCGGTGAGGGGAGAGCCGCCGCCGTTGGTGATGCCGACGGTGCGGGCGCCGCACTCGGCGGCCCAGCTCATGGTGTCGACGATCTCCTCGGTCCGCCCCGACTGCGAGATGGCCACGGCCAGCACGCCGGAGAGGTCGATCTTGGCGTTGTAGGTGGTGGCGATGGACGGCGAGGCCAGGGTGGCGAGGCGCCCGCCGTGTGCTTGGAGCAGGTAGCTGCCGTAGACGGCGGCGTTGTCGGAGGAGCCGCGGGCGATGAACAGCACCTGCCGGGTCTCGCGGCCGAGGCGCTCGACCTCGTCGGCCATGGGCAGCAGCGCGTCGAGGGTGGTGCGCAACGCCTCGGGTTGTTGCGCGATCTCCGAGCGCATGACGCTCGTTGTGGTCGTCATCTGACTACGTCCCATCGTCGGTCCACCAGCTGTGCTGCGGGCCCGGGGGTCAAAGGCGCTGAGCAGCACATATACGGGCTTGAAGGGTGTTAAGCCGTGTGCACGTCGTCTATATTGACACATGCGACCACACTGTGGTCTAGTCCGGCCTATACCAGTCATACCAGAATGTCACACGACCGAACAGGCACCCACACTCATGGCGATCGACCCCGCGAGCCCCGTCCCGAAGTACGTCCAGCTGCGGGACCTTCTGCTCGACTGGATCGTTGAGACGGGCCTCTCGGTGGACGACCCCGTCCCCTCCGAACGGGAGCTGGGGGCGCGCTACGAGCTGTCCCGCATGACGGTCCGGCAGACGATCGACCTGCTCGTCTCCGAGGGCAAGCTGTACCGGGTCCCCGGTAAGGGCACGTTCGTCGCGCGGCCCAAGATCGAGATGGCTCTCGCCCTGGCGTCCTTCACCCAGGACATGGTGGCGCGCGGCTACCAGCCGGGAGCGCGCGACCTCGTCCGGCGGATCGTGCCCGCCAGCGGGCACGTCGCCCGGATGATGGACATCGAGCCGGGGGCGCCCGTCCACCACATCGAGCGCCTCCGCACCGCCGACGACGAACCCATGGCGGTGGAGCGGTCCAACATCCCCGTCTCCCTCGCCCCGAACCTCGACTCCTACTCCCTGTCCGGACGCTCGCTCTACCAGATCCTGGAGCAGGAGTTCGGCGTCCTGCTCGACTCGGGCGAGCAGACCATCGAAGCCGGGATCTGCGACGCCGCGGACGCCCGGCTCCTCGGGCTCGCGCACGGCAGTCCGGTGCTGTCCATGCAGCGCCGCAGCTTCAGCCACGGCGCCTGTGTCGAGCTGGCGATCTCCACCTACCGCGCCGACCGGTACCAGCTGCACTCCCGCCTTGACCCGCGACAGACCAGCAGCTGAGCACACCCCCCTCATCCCCCGTCCCGTCCCCCGGGGACACGCCGTGACCACCACGGCCGACACCCGCACCCATTCGACTCGACCGTCATGTACAAGGGAGGACCCGCGGTGAGCTCCGCACCTGCCGCATCAAGCGGCCCATCCGCCGCATCGAAGTCATCATCGAAGGCGCTCGCGATCCTGCAGCGCATCGGCCGCAGCCTGATGATGCCGATCGCCGTGCTTCCGGCGGCGGCGATCCTGCTCCGTCTGGGCCAGGACGACCTGCTGGGCAAGGACGGCCTGTCCGGGCTCTCCGGCATGGGCTGGATGTCCCCCGTCGCCGGTGTCATCGGCACCGCCGGTGACGCCATCTTCCAGGCCATGCCGCTGCTGTTCGCGGTCGGCGTGGCCATCGGATTCGCCAAGCGCGCCGACGGCTCCACCGCACTGGCCGCCGTCGTCGGCTACGTCGTCTTCGACCGCGTCAGCAAGCTGCTGTTCTTCAACGCCGGCGGCGAGATGGGCGAGCGGGTCACGGTCTCCAGCGCCGATGGCCCGGTGATCACCCCCGACGGGCCGATCATCGACTGGGGTGCCAAGAACCCCACCGACGTCCTCGGCGGCATCCTCATCGGTATCGTCGCGGCCGTGCTCTGGCAGCGGTACTACAAGATCAAGCTGCCCACGTGGCTCGGCTTCTTCGGCGGGCGCCGGTTCGTCCCGATCGTCACCGCGCTCGCCGCGATGCTGCTCGCGATCGTCTTCGGCCTGGTGTGGCCGACGCTGGGCGGGCTCCTCAACGACCTGGGCGAGTGGATCATGGGCGCGGGCGCGGTCGGCGCCGGTGTCTACGGCGTGATCAACCGCCTGCTGCTCCCCTTCGGCCTGCACCACATCGTCAACTCCGTGGTGTGGTTCGTGTTCGGGTCCTATGAGGGACCGGACGGCACCGTGCACGGCGAGATCTTCCGCTACTACGCCGGCGACCCCACGGCCGGGGGCTTCCTCTCCGGCTACTTCCCGGTGCTGATGTTCGGTCTGCCCGGTGCCGCCCTGGCGATGTGGATGTGCGCGCACAAGTCCCAGCGCAGCGCCATCGGCTCCATCATGATCCCGGCGGCCCTCACCGCGTTCGTCACCGGTATCACCGAGCCCATCGAGTACGCGTTCATCTTCGTCGCCCCGCTGCTGTTCGGCGTGCACGTCGTGCTGACGGGTATCTCCATGGCGGTGCTCAACGCGCTCGACGCCCATCTGGGCTTCGGGTTCTCGGCCGGGCTGATCGACCTGCTGTTCAACGCGACGAAGTCGAACACCACCGGGCTGTTCCTCATCCTCGGTATGGGCGTCCTCTACTTCTTCGTCTACTTCGGGATCTTCTACGGTCTGATCACGAAGCTGAACCTGCCCACGCCGGGGCGCGAGCCGATCGAGGAGAGCCCCTCGGTCGCCGTCAACCCCGACAACACGTCGGGAGCCGACACCACCACGAAGGCCGACAAGCCGTCGGGCTCCGGCGGCTGACCGCGACCGCATGGCGAAAGGGCGGGCCCCGCGTACGCGGGGCCCGCCCTGACCGTTCCGTTGATCTCGGGGATATCGACCGAATTATGGCGGACATTCGGTCGATATCCCCGAGATCGACGCAAGGAAGCACGTAAACAGGGTGGGGTCCCGCCGATCGCGGGACCCCACCCTGTCGCGTTACCGCCGTGGGTGGTGCGCCGTTAGGCCGCGCCGCCCTTGGGCTCGCCGTGGCACTTCTTGTACTTCTTGCCCGACCCGCAGGGGCACTGCGCGTTGCGCCCGGTGCCGGCGTAGGGCTTGTCGGCGCTGGTGGCCTCGGTGTGCTTCTCGACGCCGCCCGTCTCGCTGGGGGCGCTGTACTGCAGGTGGCTGGGGCGGTTCTCACCGAAGCCGGGAACGACGACGTCCTCGGGCTCGGGGACGGCCTCGGCTTCGGCCCGCTTCTCGGCGGCCTCCGCTTCCTCCTCCGCGGTCTCCGGCTCCAGGACGGCCGCGGTGGCGGTGGCCGTGGCGGCGGCCTCCGCTTCCTCCTCCGCGGTCTCCGGCTCCAGGACGGCCGCGGTGGCGGTGGCCGTGGCGGCGGCCGCGGCCGGGGTCACCTCGCTGGAGGCACGCCCCTTGACCTGGACCTCGACGTTGAACAGGTAGCCGACCGACTCTTCCTTGATGCCTTCGAGCATCTCCTGGAACATGTCGTAGCCCTCCCGCTGGTACTCGATCAGCGGGTTGCGCTGGGCCATGGCGCGCAGGCCGATGCCCTCCTGGAGGTAGTCCATCTCGTAGAGGTGCTCACGCCACTTGCGGTCCATGACCTGGAGGATCACCCGGCGCTCGACCTCGCGCATGGTCTCCTCGCCGATCTCCTCCTCGCGGCGCCGGTAGGCCTCCTGGGCGTCCTCCCGGACCCGGTGGATGATGACGTCCGGCGTGAGCGTCCCCAGGTCGCCGCCGTTCTCCTCGATGAGCTCGTCGACGGTGAAGCTGATCGGGTAGACCTGCTTGAACGCCTTCCACAGCTTGTCGAGGTCCCAGTCCTCCGGGTCGCCCTCGGCGGTGGCGAGGCGGGCGTAGTTCTCCAGGACGTCGGCCATCATCGCCTCGACCTGCTCGCGCAGGTCGGCGCCTTCGAGGACCTTGCGGCGCTCGGCGTAGATCACCTGGCGCTGGCGGTTGAGGACCTCATCGTACTTCAGGACGTTCTTGCGGATCTCGAAGTTCTGCTGCTCGACCTGGGACTGCGCCGACTGGATCGCCTTGGTGACGACACCCGACTCGATCGGCTGGTCCTCGGGGATGTTCAGCCGCTCCATGATGATCTCGACCCGGGCGCTGTTGAACAGCCGCATCAGGTCGTCCTGGAGGGAGAGGTAGAAGCGCGACAGCCCGGGGTCGCCCTGGCGGCCGGAGCGTCCGCGGAGCTGGTTGTCGATGCGCCGCGACTCGTGGCGCTCGGTGCCCAGCACGTAGAGCCCGCCGACGTCGACGACCTGCTGGTGCTCCTCCTCGAACTCCTTCTTGGCCTTCTCCAGCGCCTCCGGCCAGGCTTCCTCGTACTCCTCGGGGGTCTCCAGCGGCTGCAGACCGCGCGCCTGGAGCTCCTCGTCGGCGATGAAGTCGGGGTTGCCGCCGAGCATGATGTCGGTGCCGCGACCGGCCATGTTGGTGGCGACAGTGACGCCGCCGAGCTTCCCGGCCCGGGCGATGATCGACGCCTCACGCGCGTGGTTCTTCGCGTTGAGGACGTCGTGGGGAACGCCCTCGCGCTTGAGCATCTTCGACAGCAGCTCGGACTTCTCGACGCTCGTCGTACCCACGAGGACCGGCTGGCCCTCCTTGTGGCGCTCGGCGATGTCCTCGACGACGGCCTCGAACTTGGCCTCTTCGGTCTTGTAGACGACGTCGCGGTCGTCCGTGCGGATCATCGGCTTGTTCGTCGGGATGGGGACGACGCCGATCTGGTAGGTCTGGCTGAACTCCGCCGCCTCGGTGGCGGCGGTACCGGTCATGCCCGAGAGCTTCTCGTACATGCGGAAGTAGTTCTGCAGGGTGACCTTGGCGAGGGTCTGGTTCTCGTCCTTGATCCGCACCTTCTCCTTGGCCTCGATGGCCTGGTGCATGCCCTCGTTGTAGCGGCGCCCGCGCAGCACACGCCCGGTGAACTCGTCGACGATGAGCACCTCGCCGTCGTTGACGATGTACTCCTTGTCGCGGCGGTAGAGCTCCTTGGCCTTCAGCGAGTTGTTCAGGAAGCTGATGAGCGGGGTGTTGACGGACTCGTACAGGTTCTCGATACCGAGCCAGTCCTCCACCTTCGCCACACCGGCCTCGGTGATACCGACGGTGCGCTTCTTCTCATCGACCTCGTAGTCGGTTTCGCGCCGCAGGCGGGGGGCGATCTTGGCGAACTCCGCGTACCAGCGGGAGTTCTGCTCGGCCGGACCACTGATGATGAGCGGGGTGCGGGCCTCGTCGATGAGGATGGAGTCGACCTCGTCGACGATCGCGAAGTAGTGCTCGCGCTGGACGGTGTCGTCCAGCGACAGCGCCATGTTGTCGCGCAGGTAGTCGAAGCCGAACTCGTTGTTGGTGCCGTAGGTGATGTCGGCCTGGTAGGCCGCGCGCCGGGCCTCGTTGGACATGTCGGGCGCGATCACGCCGACTTCCAGGCCGAGGAACTGGTGGATCCGGCCCATGTTCTCGGCGTCGCGCTTGGCCAGGTAGTCGTTGGGGGTGACGATGTGGACGCCCCGGCCGGCCAGCGCGTTGAGGTAGACCGCCAGCGCCGACGTCAGGGTCTTGCCCTCACCGGTCTTCATCTCGGCGATGTTGCCGAGGTGCAGGGCGGCGCCACCCATGAGCTGCACGTCGAAGGGCCGCTGCCCCAGCGTGCGCTTGGCGACCTCCCGCACCGTGGCGAACGCCTCGGGCAGCAGGTCGTCGAGCGTTTCGCCGTCTTTGTAGCGCTCGCGGTACTCGTCGGTGAGCTCGCGCAGCTCGGCGTCGCTGAGGTCGACGAAGTCGTCCTCGATCGAGTTGATCTGGTCCTTGAGCTTCTTGAGCTTGCGCAGGATCTTTCCTTCACCTGCGCGGAGGACCTTATCGAGTATGCCTGGCACTTCTAATGCGCTCCTCGCAGATCATGGCCCGCCATGTGCGTTGGGGCGGATCGGATCCCTTACCCGCAGCCTTCCACTGTAGGCAAGCCTATTCCCTCAGCGACCCTTTGTGCGTCCGTGCCGTGGCCGCAACAGGTCCTCTGCCGGGTTTAGCCCTACCTGGGCGAGGTTATCCACCGATGGAAGGATCCTTAGGGATCCGTTATCGCGCAGCGTGGGGGGAACGCCATGGCAGACAGCGCGCAATCGCAGCCCTACATCCGTGGATACCAGGCCGAGGGCGGGGTCTGGACCGATATCGGCAGCCACCGCGGCCGTCCGGGGTCGTGGGTGGCGGTGGCCTGCATTTTCGTCGGTTTCGCCCTGGGCGGACTCTCCCTCGTGCTGGGCATGTCCTGGTGGCTGCTGGGCGCCGGGGCCGCCCTCATCCTCATCGGTGCGGTGCTGAGCCTGGTCACCGACATCTTCACCGACGTGGTGCTCGACGACCCGCACTACGAGCCGGAGGAGCCGCACGAGACCCCCCTGCACAAGATCAAGCAGCGCGAACGGGAGATGGCCGTCGGCGACGAGATGTGAGGCGCCGCCGCCCGCGTTCGCCCCACCCGCCACAGTGATGTGCCGCGACGGAAGGTCGTCCGCCGCGGCACACCGGTTTCCACACCATCCTTCGAGGGTCAGTCCATCAGGCGCAGGACCCCGTAGTTGAAGCCTCGCCGACGGTAGACGACGCTCGGCGCGTCCTTCTGCTCGTCGTGGAAGAGGTAGAAGTCGTGGCCCACGAGCTCCATCTCCATGAGGGCCTGGTCGATACTCATCGGTTTCGCGTGGTGGAACTTCTCCCGGACGACCACCGGGGTGTCCCCTTGGGTGTCGAGCTCCACGAACTCGTCCGAGAACCGGTCAGCCGCCGCGGACTCGTCGAATCCGCCGATGCCGCCGGACGCACCCGCCGTCTGGGAGGGGACGGGCGTGCGTGCGGACGCCGGTGCCTCTGCGGGTGCCACATCGTTGTTCGCGAGACTGGCGGTCGCCGCGGCCACGGAGACCGGAGCGTGGTTTCCCCTGTGCACCTTCCGGCGGTCGGCCACCTTGCGCAAGCGGGCCTCGATACGGTTCAGCGCCTGGTCGAGGGCGCTGTAGCGGTCATCGGCCGACGCTTCACTGCGGATCACCGGACCGCTGGAGTGGATGGTCAGCTCAACCCGCTCGCGCTGGTCGGCGAGGCGCGGGTTGCGCTCCTTGGACACCTCCACATCGACGCTCATGCCTTTTTTCTCCCACTTGGAGAGCTTGCTCAGCTTGTTCTCGACGTGCTGCCGGAACTTGTCGCTGACACCTGTGCGTCGACCCTTGACGATGATGTCCACAAGACCCCCTTCGTCGCGTTGGTCATCTCTTCAGCGATGACCAGGCTGTGTTCTACCGCCCCCCGCTGTCCGCGGCGGGCTTTGCGCTACCCGCCCCTCCTCTCCGCCATCCCACCGGGGATGACAGCTTGGTCTGGATCTCCGTATACCCACAAGATCCCTGGTATTCACCCCGTCGAAGGTTGGTAATCATCCAGGTCAGAGGCGAGAAATTCACACGTGATCCTCACCTTGGCCGCGTGGCGTCGCGCGGCGGCGAAGCGTCGGGGACGGAGGTCCGAACGGCACCGGTGGCCGGTGCCCGGCGACGCGGGGCCGGGGTACTCGGAGGAGAGAATCCATCGGCCCGCCGCGGCCCCGGGGTGTCGGGGCGGCCGTGTCAGCGTCCCGGGACGACGCGGGGCACACCGAGTAGGGACATGCCACCCGCCCGGCCGACCTGGTCTTCGTCCCCACATCCGCCTGCTGAGGGTTTCGCCGCGCTCATGTGCGACTACTGCCCTTCTCCCGCTCCCAAGGGACATCCGGACCCTCTGCGGGGCAGGACTTACCTCTAAGGCGCACCGTGATCGGTCGACGAAAAGTCGCCTTACGTGGGCCGTTTCGCCTGCGCCTGGCATCGGCTTGCCGGACCCGCGCCCCAACACAGGGGCGTCGTGTCCCGCGCAACCACGGACCCGGACGGGTGCCATGTCAAGAACGCTAGCCCGAGTTCGCTCGGATGTCAGGTGCTGACGTCCGAGCGGTTGTGAGCGTATGCGTTCCCAGCCCCCGAAAAACGCGAAAGTCGGAAGAAACCGGACCGGAGTAAAAAATTCTCTAGGCCACTCCGAGTCCGGACGGGGGCACCCTCCGGCCGCCATCGAGGCTACCCGCGCTCGGTGAGCACGGCGGCCCCCGCCACCCGTACCCCGGCGGCGCGCAGCGCCCGGGTGGCCTCGGCCAGGGTGGCGCCCGTCGTCACGACGTCGTCCACCACGACCACCGCTGGGCCGGTGAGGGAGCGAACCGCGCGAGGACGCACGGCCAGCGCCCCCTCCAGGTTCGCCCGCCGACGCGAACGGTCCAGGCCCACCTGGTCGGCCACCCGGCGGCGGTGCAGCAGCGCCGGCACCGGCCGCACCGCGCGATCCGGGCACGGGGACCGGACGGGAGGGGGCGGGGGCAGCCTCGGGGCGCGCCCCGGCACAGCTCCTCGGCCGCGGCGCGGGCCAACAGCGCCACCGGATCGAACCCGCGGCGGCGCAGGGCCGCCGTCCGGGGCGGGACCGGGACCAGCACGACCGCACCGCGTGCGGGCGCGGCCTCGGCCACCGCCCGGGCCAGCCGCCGCCCCAGCGGCGCAGAGAGCGCCCGGACCCCGCCGTCCTTGAACCGCAGCAGCAGGTCGCGGCCGCACCCGGCGTACGGGCCCGCCGCCCACACCGGCGGACACCCCGGCCGGGTGGCACAGCGCCGCGGGCGGCGGTCGAGCGTTTCGGCACAAGCCGCGCACAGCAGCGTCCCGGCGCGCCCGCACCCGGCGCAGCGCTCGCCCAGGAGCAGGTCGACCAACGCGGACAGGACGGCGGGACAGGAGATACACCTCATAGCCCGCAGGTTCACCGCGCCCCGGCTCCTGCCGCAATGGCGGTGCACCGCCTGTGGACGGCGGGGATCAGCCCGGGTAGACGGGGTTGGCGCCGTCGGCGACGCGCTGCCAGCTGATGCGGTCGCCGGTCAGCATGATCTGGCCGTCCTCGGTGCCGCACATCAGCGGCTGGCCGGGGGCGGCGGTGATGCTCTTCATGTCGGTCCCAGACGGCGCCGCGGCGCTGGTGGCGTCCGTGCTGCCGTCCAGCGACACCAGGAACGCCTGGTTCGCCCCGCGCGCCCGCTGTCCGACGACGGCGAGCTGGTCACCGCCCCGCCAGGAGGCGTCCTCAACCGTGGACAGGTCCTGCGCGAGCGGGAGGAAGGCGCCCACGGCCGACTTCTCCTCACCGTGGATCACCCGGCCGACGAACAGCCGCCCGGCGTCGTCCTTACCGCCCGAAGCGTCCGAGGTGATGACGGCGACCCGAGTGCCGTCACGGGAGACGCGCAGCCGCTTGACCTCGCGCCCGCGCAGCGCCGGTGCGTCGACCTCCTCCGGGTCGGTGCCGCCGCGCAGCAGCCAGACCTTGGTGCCGGGGCGCTTCGGCTCGTCGTCCGCCTTGTCACCGGAGGAGCCGTCGTCCTTGCTGTCCTTGCTGTCCTTGTCGGCCCTGTCGGCCCTGTCGTCCTTCCCGTCCTCGCTGACGTCCTCGACGACCCAGAGGTTGCCGTAGCGGTCCCAGGACACGGAGGTGTACTTGCCGCCGGACATCAGCGTGCCGAAGTCAGCGCCCTCGGTCATGTCGGCGGCGACGACCCGGCCGCCCCCGGCCTCGATACCGGCGATGCGGCGCTGGTCCAGGGAGACCGCGTGCTGCTTCAGAGGGGTGTCGCCGACTCCGGCGGCTCCCTTGAGGCGCGCTTCGGCGTGCTTGTCGTCCGTCCCGGTGCCCGTCAGCGACCAGAGTTGACCGTTGCGGCTGAAGAAGGCGCTCAGGTCGGTGGTGGTGGGGACACCACCGGGGTTGACCGGGTCCCAGTACTTGTCGGTGGACTGCAGGTTCTCGTCGGCGTCGCCGGGGAATTCCACGTCTTCGTCGTTGATCCGCAGGGTGAACCCCTCCACCCGCGGCAGCTGCTTGAGGGTCCACGCCAGCTGCGCCCCCATGCCGAATTCGTCGCCCCCGGTGTCGGTGCGCAGCTCGACGATGACCTTGCCCGAATCGAACGCCACATCGACCTTGGCGTCCTCGGGGAAGGCGGAGCCGACGGCCGGCACGAGCCAGTCGGTGGGGCCGTTGACCAGCGTCTTCACCAGTCGCATCTCGCGCCGGTCGCTGCGGGCCGGAAGGAACACGGGATCGGGGACCAGGGAACTGTGGTCGAGGTTGTAGAAGTAGAGGTTGAGCGGGCGGTACAGCCGCTCCACGTCCTTCTCGCCGAGGAGCAGCTTGTCGGGCAGGTTGACGATCCGCCACTCGCCCTCGTCGTTCTTGGCGAGGTCGAAGGTGACGTCGATCATCTGGCCCTGCTCGGCCGGCAGGTACTGCCCGGTCGGGTCGAGCGTGGCGACCTGCGGGCTCCGTACCCGCACCTCGGCCGTCTTGCCGTCGGCTCCGGAGTCGACGGACAGTGAGACCTCGTCCATGTCGGGGTAGATGAGCACCGCCCCTTCGCCCGACCATTTCTCGCGGCGCTCCGGCTGCAGGTACTCGCGTGCGGCCTTGTGGTGGTCCTCGTAGCTGCGCATGTCGCTGAGGAAGCCGCGTACCAGGCCCTCCTCGCCGACGCCCTTCTGCGGCCCGGCGGGAAGCATCCGCACGAAGCTCTCATAGAGGTCGTCCGCTTCGTCCTGGCGTCCCGCGCCTTCGACCACGGGCCCGCCGGTGGGCACTGTGGCGCAGGAGGAGAGCACGACCGCCAGCAGCGCGGCCCAGGCCGCGGAGCGGAGGCGCCTCGGGCGGACGGTCATGACTTCTCCCCAATCCCCGACGGTCGCGACGCGGCCGTGTCCGGGTCCGCTGCGGTGCTCACTTGGCCGTACCCCACACGATGGCGCCCCAGCGCCATCTCGGGCGGGGCGAGCGGCAGCGGGGAACCACGCAGCTCCTGACCGGCCTTGCGGGGCAGGGAGAGACGGAACTGCGATCCCTTTCCGGGCATGCCCCACGCCTGCAGCCAGCCGCCGTGCAGCTGCGCGTCCTCCTTGGCGATGGCCAGCCCGAGCCCGGTGCCGCCGGTGGTGCGGGCCCGCGCCGGATCGGCCCGCCAGAAGCGGTCGAAGCACAGGTGTTCCTCGCCCTCCTTGAGGCCCACACCGAAGTCGCGCACCGCGACCGCCACCGCGTCGCGGTCGCCCACAGCGGTGACGATGACGTCCTTGCCCTCGCTGTGCTCGATGGCGTTCACGACGAGGTTGCGCAGGATGCGGTTGATCCGCCGAGCGTCGAACTCCGCGTAGCAGGCTTCGGCCGGAAGCCGCAGCACGACCTTGATGCCGCGCTTCTCGGCGATGTGCTCGGCGTCGCCGACGGCCTTCATGACGGCGTCGCGGATGTCGGTGGACTCGATGGAGAGCGTGGCCGCCCCGGCGTCGTGCCTGCTGATCTCCAGCAGGTCGCCGAGGAGCTCCTCGAACCGCTCCAGCTGGCCCTGCAGCAGCTCCACCGAGCGGGACTGGGTGGGATCGAGGTCCTCGCGGTCGTCGTAGAGGAGGTCACCGGCCATACGGATGGTGGTCAGCGGGGTGCGCAGCTCGTGGGAGACGTCGGAGACGAACTGGCGCTGCACCTTGGACAGCTCCTCCAGTTCGTGGATCTTCTCCTGCAGGTTGCCCGCCATGTCGTTGAAGGACATGGCCAGCCGCGCGAGGTCGTCCTCGCCGCGTACCTTCATGCGTTCGGAGAGGTCGCCCGAGGCGAGGCGCTCGGCGGATCCGGCCGCCATCCGCACCGGG contains:
- a CDS encoding HGxxPAAW family protein codes for the protein MADSAQSQPYIRGYQAEGGVWTDIGSHRGRPGSWVAVACIFVGFALGGLSLVLGMSWWLLGAGAALILIGAVLSLVTDIFTDVVLDDPHYEPEEPHETPLHKIKQREREMAVGDEM
- a CDS encoding ComF family protein is translated as MRCISCPAVLSALVDLLLGERCAGCGRAGTLLCAACAETLDRRPRRCATRPGCPPVWAAGPYAGCGRDLLLRFKDGGVRALSAPLGRRLARAVAEAAPARGAVVLVPVPPRTAALRRRGFDPVALLARAAAEELCRGAPRGCPRPLPSGPRARIARCGRCRRCCTAAGWPTRWAWTVRVGGRTWRGRWPCVLARFAPSPAQRWSWWTTS
- a CDS encoding PTS transporter subunit EIIC, giving the protein MYKGGPAVSSAPAASSGPSAASKSSSKALAILQRIGRSLMMPIAVLPAAAILLRLGQDDLLGKDGLSGLSGMGWMSPVAGVIGTAGDAIFQAMPLLFAVGVAIGFAKRADGSTALAAVVGYVVFDRVSKLLFFNAGGEMGERVTVSSADGPVITPDGPIIDWGAKNPTDVLGGILIGIVAAVLWQRYYKIKLPTWLGFFGGRRFVPIVTALAAMLLAIVFGLVWPTLGGLLNDLGEWIMGAGAVGAGVYGVINRLLLPFGLHHIVNSVVWFVFGSYEGPDGTVHGEIFRYYAGDPTAGGFLSGYFPVLMFGLPGAALAMWMCAHKSQRSAIGSIMIPAALTAFVTGITEPIEYAFIFVAPLLFGVHVVLTGISMAVLNALDAHLGFGFSAGLIDLLFNATKSNTTGLFLILGMGVLYFFVYFGIFYGLITKLNLPTPGREPIEESPSVAVNPDNTSGADTTTKADKPSGSGG
- the hpf gene encoding ribosome hibernation-promoting factor, HPF/YfiA family — its product is MDIIVKGRRTGVSDKFRQHVENKLSKLSKWEKKGMSVDVEVSKERNPRLADQRERVELTIHSSGPVIRSEASADDRYSALDQALNRIEARLRKVADRRKVHRGNHAPVSVAAATASLANNDVAPAEAPASARTPVPSQTAGASGGIGGFDESAAADRFSDEFVELDTQGDTPVVVREKFHHAKPMSIDQALMEMELVGHDFYLFHDEQKDAPSVVYRRRGFNYGVLRLMD
- a CDS encoding GntR family transcriptional regulator, with amino-acid sequence MAIDPASPVPKYVQLRDLLLDWIVETGLSVDDPVPSERELGARYELSRMTVRQTIDLLVSEGKLYRVPGKGTFVARPKIEMALALASFTQDMVARGYQPGARDLVRRIVPASGHVARMMDIEPGAPVHHIERLRTADDEPMAVERSNIPVSLAPNLDSYSLSGRSLYQILEQEFGVLLDSGEQTIEAGICDAADARLLGLAHGSPVLSMQRRSFSHGACVELAISTYRADRYQLHSRLDPRQTSS
- the secA gene encoding preprotein translocase subunit SecA produces the protein MPGILDKVLRAGEGKILRKLKKLKDQINSIEDDFVDLSDAELRELTDEYRERYKDGETLDDLLPEAFATVREVAKRTLGQRPFDVQLMGGAALHLGNIAEMKTGEGKTLTSALAVYLNALAGRGVHIVTPNDYLAKRDAENMGRIHQFLGLEVGVIAPDMSNEARRAAYQADITYGTNNEFGFDYLRDNMALSLDDTVQREHYFAIVDEVDSILIDEARTPLIISGPAEQNSRWYAEFAKIAPRLRRETDYEVDEKKRTVGITEAGVAKVEDWLGIENLYESVNTPLISFLNNSLKAKELYRRDKEYIVNDGEVLIVDEFTGRVLRGRRYNEGMHQAIEAKEKVRIKDENQTLAKVTLQNYFRMYEKLSGMTGTAATEAAEFSQTYQIGVVPIPTNKPMIRTDDRDVVYKTEEAKFEAVVEDIAERHKEGQPVLVGTTSVEKSELLSKMLKREGVPHDVLNAKNHAREASIIARAGKLGGVTVATNMAGRGTDIMLGGNPDFIADEELQARGLQPLETPEEYEEAWPEALEKAKKEFEEEHQQVVDVGGLYVLGTERHESRRIDNQLRGRSGRQGDPGLSRFYLSLQDDLMRLFNSARVEIIMERLNIPEDQPIESGVVTKAIQSAQSQVEQQNFEIRKNVLKYDEVLNRQRQVIYAERRKVLEGADLREQVEAMMADVLENYARLATAEGDPEDWDLDKLWKAFKQVYPISFTVDELIEENGGDLGTLTPDVIIHRVREDAQEAYRRREEEIGEETMREVERRVILQVMDRKWREHLYEMDYLQEGIGLRAMAQRNPLIEYQREGYDMFQEMLEGIKEESVGYLFNVEVQVKGRASSEVTPAAAAATATATAAVLEPETAEEEAEAAATATATAAVLEPETAEEEAEAAEKRAEAEAVPEPEDVVVPGFGENRPSHLQYSAPSETGGVEKHTEATSADKPYAGTGRNAQCPCGSGKKYKKCHGEPKGGAA
- a CDS encoding SIS domain-containing protein, with the protein product MTTTTSVMRSEIAQQPEALRTTLDALLPMADEVERLGRETRQVLFIARGSSDNAAVYGSYLLQAHGGRLATLASPSIATTYNAKIDLSGVLAVAISQSGRTEEIVDTMSWAAECGARTVGITNGGGSPLTEVADVALVTQAGDELAVPATKTYTTQLAALAVLALGLGADLDPGLLRGVPDTIDDVLAQPTDQLDAIVERLVGVQGAVISGRGMAFSTALEAALKLKEACYLHAMGLSYADLLHGPIAVVDRDTPAILLAANSGPTLPGTVALAERVVSAGAPAYGIGGGSALAGACDLSVPMPDVPEWLAPISLIVPAQLLTEKLARRLGYNPDAPRGLGKVTQTS